The following proteins are encoded in a genomic region of Vicingaceae bacterium:
- a CDS encoding RNA polymerase sigma factor → MNNTTANDIKTQIKDIIVKDYNKYLKHAYIRTKDKEIASDLIQDLFITAIEKCDTFKGNSSLETWLFGILNIKILNYFKQKKAELNPEPEDLEKLMFNSNGSWKKEWLNPEQTFENTDAILKFFKFCWKQLKDRYKIVFCMKVMLNKETEEICECCNISKDNLWQITHRAKLQLKACIHKKLKHQS, encoded by the coding sequence ATGAATAACACTACCGCAAATGACATAAAAACTCAAATCAAAGATATAATTGTCAAAGATTATAACAAATATCTCAAACACGCTTACATTAGAACAAAAGACAAAGAAATTGCCTCGGACCTGATTCAGGATTTATTCATCACGGCAATTGAAAAATGCGATACATTTAAAGGAAACTCTTCCTTGGAAACCTGGTTGTTTGGTATTCTCAATATTAAAATTTTAAACTATTTCAAACAAAAAAAAGCCGAATTAAATCCCGAACCGGAAGATTTGGAAAAGTTAATGTTTAATAGCAACGGTAGTTGGAAAAAAGAATGGCTCAATCCGGAACAAACTTTCGAAAACACCGATGCAATTCTAAAGTTTTTTAAATTTTGCTGGAAACAGCTCAAAGACCGATACAAAATCGTTTTTTGCATGAAAGTGATGTTGAATAAGGAAACCGAAGAAATATGCGAATGTTGCAATATCAGCAAAGACAATTTATGGCAAATAACACACCGGGCTAAATTACAGTTGAAAGCTTGCATTCATAAAAAACTAAAACACCAATCATGA
- the rpiB gene encoding ribose 5-phosphate isomerase B: MKIAIGSDHAGFELKEFLKENLKNKVEIIDEGTFSRESCDYPDYAHKVAEDIQLKKADFGILICGSGNGVNMTANKHKGVRSALCWNKEIAALARQHNNANACALPARFIDKHTALEIVNTFLEEKFEGGRHERRVNKIEV; this comes from the coding sequence ATGAAAATTGCCATAGGCAGCGACCATGCAGGTTTTGAATTAAAAGAGTTTCTTAAAGAAAATTTAAAAAATAAAGTTGAAATTATTGATGAAGGAACATTTAGTCGGGAGAGTTGCGATTATCCGGATTACGCCCACAAAGTGGCCGAAGATATACAATTGAAGAAAGCAGATTTTGGCATATTGATTTGCGGAAGTGGCAATGGCGTGAATATGACGGCTAACAAACATAAAGGTGTGAGAAGCGCATTGTGTTGGAATAAAGAAATTGCAGCTTTGGCCCGTCAACACAACAATGCCAATGCTTGTGCTTTGCCTGCCAGATTTATAGACAAACACACGGCTTTAGAAATTGTCAATACTTTTTTGGAAGAAAAGTTTGAAGGAGGGCGTCACGAAAGAAGGGTAAACAAAATAGAAGTTTGA
- the speB gene encoding agmatinase: protein MSFNPDDVAVANGNIFGFPYDEKVSDLIILPVPWEVTTSYGNGASLGPEAIRKASTQLDFVDSLLDSPWNYPVYMLPSDDYWQLQNLRLKKLAQQYIHELESGVSNTKHIEIIKEINKFSNELNNYIYDTAKNYFHRKKTLCLLGGDHSTPFGLIKFLSEVYDDLTVVQIDAHADLREAYEGFEFSHASIMYNVMHKTNVKHLVQIGIRDFSPGEKHIIETDNRITTFYDYDIKRQLFDGKTYAEIVENILKSIPTDNVYISFDIDGLSPDLCPNTGTPVPGGFSFFEIYYFLDRLALSGKLIVSFDLNEVSPGNNEWDANVGSRILFKLINIWRYSSILAKKSNVEKTFEK from the coding sequence ATGAGTTTTAATCCCGACGATGTTGCAGTTGCCAATGGAAATATTTTTGGATTTCCTTATGATGAAAAAGTAAGCGATTTAATCATTTTGCCCGTTCCCTGGGAAGTAACCACATCATATGGCAACGGTGCTTCTTTAGGTCCTGAAGCCATCAGAAAAGCTTCTACACAATTGGACTTTGTTGACTCTCTTCTCGACAGTCCCTGGAATTATCCGGTATATATGTTACCCTCTGATGATTATTGGCAATTACAAAATTTACGTTTGAAAAAACTTGCCCAACAATATATTCACGAACTGGAATCCGGCGTTTCCAATACAAAACACATTGAAATAATTAAAGAAATAAATAAATTTTCAAATGAATTAAACAACTATATTTACGATACGGCAAAAAATTACTTTCATCGAAAAAAAACACTCTGTTTGCTTGGAGGAGACCACTCTACTCCATTTGGATTAATAAAATTTTTATCAGAAGTTTACGACGATCTCACTGTTGTTCAAATTGATGCCCATGCCGATTTGAGAGAAGCTTATGAAGGTTTTGAATTTTCTCATGCTTCTATTATGTATAATGTGATGCACAAAACCAACGTAAAACATTTAGTACAAATAGGCATTAGAGATTTTTCACCCGGTGAAAAGCATATAATAGAAACAGACAATCGAATCACAACATTTTATGATTATGATATAAAACGTCAATTATTTGATGGAAAAACGTATGCAGAAATAGTTGAAAATATCCTAAAGTCAATACCTACGGATAACGTATACATATCATTCGATATCGACGGTTTGTCACCTGATTTATGCCCAAACACCGGTACGCCTGTTCCCGGAGGTTTTTCTTTTTTTGAAATTTATTACTTTTTGGACAGATTGGCTTTGTCCGGAAAACTTATCGTAAGTTTTGATCTAAATGAAGTTTCTCCCGGCAATAATGAATGGGATGCCAACGTAGGTTCAAGAATACTCTTTAAACTGATAAATATTTGGCGTTATTCTTCCATTTTGGCCAAAAAGTCCAATGTAGAAAAAACATTTGAAAAATAA
- a CDS encoding hypothetical protein (possible pseudo, frameshifted), which yields MEYDRNGNLWIVNSAVPEALHMYNQQNWFSINLSPYQNNEAITRLHIDQYNQKWLIQSRTNTVIIYDDNDTPGNISDDRKIALSSSNGSIPDGDYMYCIAEDKNGLIWLGTNKGIYLINNPSQILDLGYGEAQEILITQDGNVQKLFETEAIFDIEVDGANRKWVATANSGVFLMSSDFSSQIEHFSFENSPLVSNTVYDICINPITGDVYFATDKGLMSYRGFATEGENNCDNYLIYPNPVKKGYNGYLTIRQIVADSKVTIMTIDGYKIYENTSLGGQFFWDMKNFKGEKIPPGVYIAVCTPPSGEKSCPIKFTVLSD from the coding sequence ATGGAATATGATAGAAATGGGAACTTATGGATTGTCAACAGTGCTGTACCTGAAGCTCTGCATATGTATAATCAACAAAATTGGTTTAGTATTAATCTAAGTCCCTATCAAAACAATGAAGCCATCACTCGTTTGCATATAGATCAATACAATCAAAAATGGCTAATACAAAGTCGAACGAATACAGTGATTATTTATGATGATAATGATACGCCGGGAAATATCTCTGATGACAGAAAAATTGCTCTTTCGTCGAGCAACGGATCCATTCCGGATGGAGATTATATGTATTGTATTGCCGAAGATAAGAATGGTTTAATATGGCTTGGTACGAATAAAGGGATCTATCTAATCAACAATCCATCTCAAATTCTTGATCTTGGTTATGGAGAAGCTCAAGAAATTTTGATCACACAAGATGGTAATGTGCAAAAATTATTTGAAACAGAAGCAATATTCGATATAGAAGTAGATGGAGCCAACCGTAAATGGGTGGCAACGGCAAATTCCGGTGTATTTTTGATGAGTAGTGATTTTTCTTCACAAATTGAACATTTCTCCTTTGAAAATTCTCCATTGGTTTCGAATACTGTATATGATATTTGTATAAATCCCATAACCGGCGATGTATATTTTGCCACCGATAAAGGTCTTATGTCATATAGAGGTTTTGCCACAGAAGGAGAAAACAATTGTGATAATTATTTGATTTATCCAAATCCTGTAAAAAAAGGGTATAATGGATATTTGACCATCAGACAAATTGTTGCCGACAGTAAAGTCACCATTATGACTATTGATGGTTATAAGATTTATGAAAATACCTCGTTGGGTGGACAATTTTTTTGGGATATGAAAAATTTTAAAGGTGAAAAAATACCTCCGGGAGTTTATATTGCCGTCTGTACACCTCCCAGTGGTGAAAAATCTTGTCCGATAAAATTTACCGTTTTGTCCGATTAA
- the mnmG gene encoding tRNA uridine 5-carboxymethylaminomethyl modification enzyme MnmG — MLQSTYDIIVVGGGHAGCEAAAAAANLGSKTLLITMNMQTIAQMSCNPAMGGIAKGQIVREIDALGGYSGIVSDLSAIQFRMLNRSKGPAMWSPRTQNDRMLFAQIWRQKLEQIPLLDFWQDTVESLIIEKDKVVGVVTQMGIKFRSKAVILTNGTFLNGIIHIGEKQFGGGRMGEKAAKGITAQLVSLGFESGRMKTGTPPRLDGRTIDYSKTEEQKGDEKPEKFSYSDETKPLTQQKSCFITYTNSRVHEILAEGFDKSPMFSGRIKGLGPRYCPSIEDKLVRFADKERHQLFIEPEGWNTVEIYLNGFSTSLPEDVQYRALREIPGLENVKMFRPGYAIEYDYFPPTQLKYSLETKIIENLFFAGQINGTTGYEEAAGQGIMAGINAHLKINDKEPFILKRDQAYIGVLIDDLITKGTEEPYRMFTSRAEYRILLRQDNADLRLTELSYKLGLADENRMRKMEEKINKTQHLIKYLEENSVEPETINQYLMAKESSPLTQKNKWAQLILRPQVKLEEIIKYLPEEILDKINDEIVRQAEIEIKYRGYIEREKQMADKFNVLDEIKIWDNIDYSKIHSLSAEAREKLSKIRPQTLGQASRISGVSPSDISILMIFLGK; from the coding sequence ATGTTGCAATCAACATATGATATAATTGTGGTAGGAGGAGGGCATGCCGGTTGTGAAGCAGCCGCAGCCGCTGCAAATTTGGGGTCTAAGACATTGCTTATTACCATGAACATGCAAACCATAGCCCAAATGTCATGCAATCCTGCCATGGGAGGAATAGCAAAAGGGCAGATTGTAAGAGAAATCGATGCTTTGGGAGGATATAGCGGCATTGTATCGGATTTGTCCGCCATTCAATTTCGTATGCTTAACCGGTCAAAAGGACCGGCCATGTGGAGCCCAAGAACACAAAACGACAGAATGCTTTTTGCACAGATTTGGAGACAAAAATTGGAACAGATACCTCTTCTGGATTTTTGGCAAGATACGGTGGAATCTTTGATTATAGAAAAAGATAAAGTTGTCGGTGTTGTCACTCAAATGGGGATAAAATTCCGGTCAAAGGCCGTAATTCTGACCAATGGTACATTCTTGAACGGCATCATACACATTGGAGAAAAACAATTTGGCGGAGGCAGAATGGGCGAAAAAGCCGCCAAAGGAATTACGGCACAATTGGTTTCGCTTGGCTTTGAAAGCGGACGGATGAAAACAGGCACACCACCAAGATTGGACGGCAGAACCATTGATTACAGCAAAACAGAAGAACAAAAAGGAGATGAAAAACCGGAAAAATTTTCATACAGCGATGAAACAAAACCTCTAACACAACAAAAAAGTTGTTTTATTACCTACACCAACTCACGAGTGCACGAAATATTAGCAGAAGGATTTGATAAATCTCCTATGTTTAGTGGACGTATCAAGGGATTGGGGCCAAGATATTGTCCTTCGATTGAGGATAAGTTGGTAAGATTTGCAGACAAAGAAAGACATCAATTGTTTATAGAACCTGAAGGATGGAACACCGTGGAGATTTATCTTAACGGTTTCTCAACCTCATTGCCTGAAGATGTTCAATACAGAGCTTTAAGAGAAATTCCCGGTTTGGAAAATGTTAAAATGTTTAGACCGGGTTATGCCATAGAATATGATTATTTTCCTCCGACTCAATTGAAGTATTCTTTGGAAACCAAAATAATAGAAAATTTATTTTTTGCCGGACAAATAAACGGTACTACCGGATATGAAGAAGCTGCCGGACAAGGAATAATGGCCGGCATTAATGCCCATTTGAAAATTAATGACAAAGAACCTTTTATTTTGAAAAGAGACCAAGCATACATAGGTGTTTTGATAGATGATTTGATAACAAAAGGTACGGAAGAACCATACAGAATGTTCACTTCAAGGGCAGAATACCGCATATTGCTAAGACAAGACAATGCCGATTTGAGATTAACGGAGTTATCATATAAATTGGGTCTGGCTGATGAAAACAGAATGCGAAAAATGGAAGAAAAAATCAATAAAACACAGCATCTTATAAAATATTTGGAGGAAAATTCCGTTGAACCTGAAACAATCAATCAATATTTAATGGCTAAAGAGAGTTCACCATTAACGCAAAAAAATAAGTGGGCCCAATTAATATTAAGACCACAAGTTAAATTGGAAGAAATAATAAAATATTTGCCTGAAGAAATTTTGGATAAAATCAACGATGAAATTGTCCGTCAAGCGGAGATAGAAATAAAATACAGGGGTTATATTGAACGAGAAAAACAAATGGCCGACAAATTTAATGTTTTAGATGAAATAAAAATTTGGGACAATATTGATTATTCCAAAATTCATTCTTTAAGTGCGGAAGCCAGGGAAAAATTATCCAAAATCAGACCTCAAACATTGGGACAAGCATCAAGAATAAGCGGAGTGTCTCCATCAGACATAAGCATCCTAATGATTTTTTTAGGAAAATAA
- the rpmF gene encoding 50S ribosomal protein L32, translating to MPNPKRKHSKTRRDKRRTHYKATAPTIAICPVTGQPHLFHRAYWYEGKLYYRGKVVMDKTAQE from the coding sequence ATGCCAAATCCAAAACGTAAACATTCGAAAACCAGAAGAGACAAGAGAAGAACTCATTACAAAGCAACAGCGCCGACCATTGCCATTTGTCCTGTGACCGGTCAGCCCCATTTGTTTCACCGGGCTTATTGGTATGAAGGAAAACTCTATTATCGAGGCAAGGTAGTAATGGATAAAACTGCTCAAGAGTAG
- the plsX gene encoding phosphate acyltransferase yields the protein MKLNIGLDAMGGDYAPRETVAGAVLAAKQWEGQVEFYLFGRKSDLERELSSYPIQKNIHIVDCPEVIEMGEHPTKALPKKPLSSIMVGFDYLKNKKIDAFAGAGNTGAMIVAAMYTVKPIEGIIRPCITSILPKEEGGVNILLDVGANADCKPDVLYQFAILGSIYAKNVLNIDNPRVGLLNIGEEEEKGNMLTQAAYRLMKNSGDFNFVGNVEGRDLFIDKADVIVCDGFTGNVVLKTAEAFYTLIKKRNLEDDYFKRFNFENYGGTPILGINAPVIVGHGISNASTISNMLNLAKEVAEAGLSEKIKIALVHE from the coding sequence ATGAAGCTAAACATTGGGTTGGATGCCATGGGGGGCGATTATGCTCCCCGTGAGACCGTAGCGGGTGCTGTCTTAGCTGCCAAACAGTGGGAAGGGCAGGTGGAATTTTATTTGTTTGGAAGGAAATCCGACTTAGAAAGAGAACTCTCGTCTTATCCGATACAAAAAAATATTCATATAGTAGACTGCCCCGAAGTAATCGAAATGGGAGAACACCCTACCAAGGCCTTGCCCAAAAAGCCCTTATCGAGCATTATGGTTGGATTTGATTATCTTAAAAACAAAAAAATCGATGCTTTTGCCGGGGCCGGCAACACCGGGGCTATGATCGTGGCTGCCATGTACACTGTAAAACCTATTGAGGGCATCATTCGTCCCTGTATTACCTCTATTTTACCAAAAGAAGAAGGCGGCGTAAATATTTTATTGGATGTTGGGGCAAATGCCGATTGCAAACCCGATGTGCTTTACCAATTTGCCATTCTCGGATCAATTTATGCTAAAAATGTTTTGAATATAGACAATCCAAGAGTCGGGCTTTTAAATATCGGCGAAGAAGAAGAGAAAGGAAACATGCTTACGCAGGCTGCTTACCGCTTGATGAAAAACTCCGGAGATTTCAATTTTGTTGGAAATGTTGAGGGGCGTGATTTATTTATCGATAAAGCCGATGTGATTGTTTGCGATGGTTTTACCGGAAATGTTGTTTTAAAAACGGCTGAAGCTTTCTATACCTTGATAAAGAAAAGAAATCTTGAGGACGATTATTTTAAACGGTTCAATTTTGAGAACTACGGAGGAACTCCCATACTCGGAATTAATGCTCCCGTTATTGTAGGTCACGGAATTTCCAATGCATCCACAATATCCAATATGCTCAACTTAGCCAAAGAGGTTGCCGAAGCCGGATTGTCTGAAAAAATTAAAATTGCACTTGTACATGAATAA
- the fabH3 gene encoding 3-oxoacyl-[acyl-carrier-protein] synthase 3, producing the protein MNKITAAITAVGGYVPDYVLSNKELEKMVDTTDEWITERTGIKERRILKGEGKGASDLAVPAVLELCKKRGISPSEIDLLICCTVTGDMIFPATANVICDKIGATNAFGFDINAACSGFIYGLVTGAKYVESGTHKKVVVVGADKMSAIINYQDRATCIIFGDGAGAVLLEPNYEGYGVLDSILRSDGSGRHYLHQKAGGSCKPPTHETIDAKEHYVYQEGRTVFKFAVTNMADVSAEIMERNGLKPDDIAWLVPHQANLRIIDATAERMGLPKEKVMINIHKYGNTTSGTIPLCLYEWENQLKKGDNLILSTFGGGFTWGSVYLKWAY; encoded by the coding sequence ATGAATAAAATTACCGCAGCCATCACCGCCGTCGGAGGATATGTTCCCGATTATGTTCTTTCCAACAAAGAGTTGGAAAAAATGGTCGATACCACTGACGAGTGGATTACAGAAAGAACCGGAATAAAAGAAAGGCGGATATTAAAAGGGGAAGGCAAGGGAGCTTCGGATCTTGCTGTTCCTGCCGTATTGGAATTATGCAAAAAACGTGGGATTTCTCCCTCGGAAATTGACTTATTGATCTGTTGCACGGTTACCGGTGATATGATTTTTCCTGCAACCGCAAATGTCATTTGCGATAAAATTGGAGCTACCAATGCTTTTGGATTTGATATTAATGCTGCTTGTTCGGGTTTTATTTATGGATTGGTCACGGGTGCTAAGTATGTTGAATCCGGAACTCATAAAAAAGTTGTAGTAGTGGGTGCCGATAAAATGTCGGCAATTATCAATTATCAAGACAGGGCAACTTGCATTATTTTCGGTGACGGTGCCGGTGCTGTATTATTGGAACCCAATTACGAAGGATATGGCGTATTAGACAGCATTTTGCGAAGCGATGGGTCCGGCAGGCATTATCTACATCAAAAAGCCGGTGGCTCATGCAAACCACCCACACACGAAACCATTGATGCCAAAGAGCATTATGTTTATCAAGAAGGTCGCACAGTTTTTAAGTTTGCCGTCACAAACATGGCGGATGTTTCAGCTGAAATCATGGAAAGGAACGGTCTAAAACCCGATGATATTGCCTGGCTTGTTCCACATCAAGCCAATCTTAGAATCATCGATGCTACTGCCGAAAGGATGGGGTTACCTAAAGAGAAGGTAATGATCAACATTCACAAATACGGAAATACTACTTCGGGAACCATACCTTTGTGTCTTTATGAATGGGAAAATCAATTGAAAAAAGGAGATAATCTGATTCTTTCTACTTTTGGAGGAGGTTTCACGTGGGGATCGGTTTACCTTAAGTGGGCCTACTAA
- the accB gene encoding acetyl-CoA carboxylase, biotin carboxyl carrier protein, with the protein MKLNEIQDLIKFVAKSGVSEVELETKDFKITIKAQPKDKNKATEQIIVTQAPVSQQPVVAAPQPMVAQTPAPAPAQQPPKQETKENQSGNLITIKSPMIGTFYRRPAPDKDPFVEVGSIVKPGDVLCVIEAMKLFNEIESEVSGKIVKILVDDATPVEYDQPLFLVEPI; encoded by the coding sequence ATGAAATTAAACGAAATTCAAGATCTGATCAAATTTGTGGCAAAATCGGGCGTGAGTGAAGTTGAGCTCGAAACCAAAGATTTTAAAATCACCATCAAGGCTCAGCCCAAAGATAAAAACAAAGCCACCGAACAAATTATTGTAACACAGGCGCCTGTTTCTCAGCAACCTGTCGTTGCCGCACCACAACCCATGGTGGCTCAAACACCCGCACCTGCTCCGGCACAACAACCACCCAAGCAAGAAACAAAAGAAAATCAATCCGGAAATCTCATTACCATCAAATCGCCTATGATTGGAACGTTTTATCGCAGACCTGCTCCGGACAAAGATCCTTTTGTTGAGGTAGGCAGTATTGTTAAGCCCGGCGATGTTTTATGTGTGATTGAAGCCATGAAACTTTTTAATGAAATAGAATCGGAAGTGTCCGGAAAAATAGTGAAAATATTGGTAGATGATGCTACACCTGTTGAGTATGATCAACCTTTGTTTTTAGTAGAACCTATCTAA
- the accC gene encoding acetyl-CoA carboxylase biotin carboxylase subunit: MFKKILIANRGEIAMRVIRTCKEMGIKTVVVYSTADRDSLPVRFADEAVCIGPPQSKLSYLNIANIIAAAEITNADAIHPGYGFLSENAKFSKICKEHGIKFIGSTPEQIEAMGDKATAKATMKKAGVPVIPGSDGVINSLGEAKEIAKEIKYPVILKATAGGGGKGMRVVWDEEELESAWNQARKEAEAAFGNDGIYMEKFIEEPRHIEIQIAGDQYGKACHLSERDCSIQRRHQKLVEETPSPFMTPELRKKMGEAAVKACEYIGYEGVGTIEFLVDKDRNFYFMEMNTRIQVEHTITEEVINYDLVKEQIKIAAGVPISGKNYEPLLHSIECRINAEDPFNNFAPSPGKITNYHAPGGHGVRIDTHVYAGYVIPPYYDSMISKLITVAQTREEAISKMERALEEYIIEGVKTTIPFHQALMKNKDFLKGNFTTKFLETFDFGQKK; the protein is encoded by the coding sequence ATGTTTAAAAAAATTTTGATAGCCAATCGTGGCGAAATTGCCATGAGGGTGATCCGTACTTGCAAAGAAATGGGCATCAAAACCGTGGTTGTATATTCAACTGCCGATAGAGACAGCTTGCCGGTCCGGTTTGCCGATGAAGCCGTTTGTATTGGTCCACCGCAAAGCAAACTTTCGTATCTCAACATAGCCAATATTATTGCGGCAGCAGAAATTACCAATGCCGATGCCATCCATCCCGGGTATGGGTTTTTGTCGGAAAATGCCAAGTTTTCAAAAATTTGCAAAGAACACGGAATAAAATTTATTGGCTCTACCCCCGAACAGATTGAAGCCATGGGAGATAAAGCCACGGCCAAAGCTACAATGAAAAAAGCCGGAGTGCCCGTGATTCCCGGCTCTGATGGTGTTATAAACAGTTTGGGAGAAGCCAAGGAAATTGCCAAAGAAATAAAATACCCCGTCATTCTTAAAGCTACTGCCGGAGGTGGAGGTAAGGGGATGCGTGTGGTTTGGGATGAAGAAGAACTCGAATCGGCATGGAATCAAGCCAGGAAGGAAGCCGAAGCGGCTTTTGGCAACGACGGCATCTATATGGAAAAGTTTATTGAAGAACCTCGTCATATTGAAATTCAAATCGCCGGTGACCAATACGGCAAAGCATGTCACCTTTCCGAAAGGGATTGTTCCATTCAAAGAAGACACCAAAAATTGGTGGAAGAAACTCCGTCTCCTTTTATGACCCCCGAACTAAGAAAAAAAATGGGAGAAGCAGCGGTCAAAGCTTGCGAGTATATTGGTTATGAAGGTGTAGGTACAATTGAGTTTCTTGTCGATAAAGACCGCAATTTCTATTTCATGGAAATGAATACACGTATTCAGGTAGAGCATACCATTACCGAAGAGGTCATCAACTACGATTTGGTCAAAGAACAGATCAAAATAGCGGCCGGTGTGCCTATTTCCGGAAAAAACTATGAACCATTGTTACACTCTATTGAGTGCCGGATAAATGCTGAGGATCCTTTCAATAATTTTGCCCCTTCGCCCGGTAAAATTACTAATTATCATGCTCCGGGAGGTCATGGTGTCAGAATCGACACTCATGTGTATGCCGGTTATGTCATTCCTCCCTACTATGATTCGATGATTTCAAAATTAATTACGGTGGCTCAAACGCGCGAAGAAGCCATCAGTAAAATGGAAAGAGCTCTTGAAGAATACATCATAGAAGGAGTGAAAACTACCATTCCTTTCCATCAGGCATTGATGAAAAACAAAGATTTTCTCAAAGGAAATTTTACCACCAAGTTTTTAGAAACTTTTGATTTCGGACAGAAAAAATAA